One Nicotiana tomentosiformis chromosome 1, ASM39032v3, whole genome shotgun sequence genomic window, GGCCCATTACAAGGAATATGACATTCACTGcctgccgttacacattcttcaatggccctcataattgtcattataGAGGAGCTTGATCCTAGTACCTTATTCCCTAGGTACAAcgataaatagtgagctctattatcattgtaaaggacacgaattttctgaaaAACATATGCTACACTCTATTTAAAGCtcaatataattttatcttcttgtttactgATCTTGTTGTTATTGTCCCCGGAAGCCCTGCTCCCGAAATTATAATTTCTGCTATTTTATCTTCGTCTCAAGGCTAAATATtacatttttgtctaattcatctattattttaggatcaaattagtttacttgtctataaaccacgtataaatttaattatattattttaagggtaaacaaatatatgtatttatatataatcTATTTATACTCGATAAAAAAAGTAAATTGTGCATCCAATCAATTATTTATGTAAGGATTGAGAAAAAAAGACCTCATATGCAATATAGTGCTTCGGCCCATGCTCATCCTCTAGTATTAGGGTATAAAAGTTCAAATGTTACCCGCCTAGGAATTGGTGGGGAAAATAGTAAAAGACGATTGACGGGAGAGAGAAATATGCCGGTGGCAAGGCCTGAGTCATCGGATTCTAGAGTTATTGCTCATGTCGACATGGATTGCTTCTATGTTCAAGGTTCTCATTTTCCTCTTCCCATTTACCTGAAAAATTTGGAATTTTCATCACATTTGATTAATTTGTACTGATATTAGGGCATAAGCAGACTTGACACTGTAAATAGTTTCCCTTAATTTCCCTTTTTAAAAATCACAATTTCCCCCCTTTTTTTTTGCTCGAATCATCTTTGGAATTATGATGAAACTCTACAACACAGAAAGTTGAATTTCACATATGAAATCGTTGTGAAAATTAAGAATTCTTGTAATACTAAGGTACGCGAAGACTCTATGATGCGCACTTACAGTTAGGGCTAAATAATGCTCTGCTTATTGGTGTATGTACGCATTACAACCTTCATATTGAGAATctagtttgacattttgatatatCTATGTACTGAACAGATGCACTATGGTACACATTAGGCCATTGAAGTTCTTTCTGTAATGATCATGAGATAGTGATGTTACCATGTTTTTTAATAATAGTGATATGCTACCAGCTTTTTCTTGTGTATTTACCTTATTGCTGTGCAATTTCGTTACGCCATGATGTCATTTTTATAGTCTGTCTAACTGGTCACACTGTGTATCTGTAGTGGAGCAGCGAAAGCAACCAAGTCTAAGAGGTCAACCCGCTGCTGTTGTGCAGTACAATTCTTGGCAAGGTGGGGGGCTGATCGCCGTCAGTTATGAGGCTCGTAAATTTGGGGTGAAGCGGTGAGTCTGTGTGACTTTGACTGTATGAGTAGTTAGCCAGTTATTCTTGGAGAACTTTTGATACGCATCAATTGTTTGAGCACTGAAATATTTACATGTTTAAGCTCAATGCGAGGTGATGAAGCAAAGCAAGTTTGTCCGGAGATTCATCTTGTTCAAGTCCCAGTTGCCCGTGGTAAAGCTGACCTAAATTCTTACAGGAATGCAGGCTCAGAGGTCCATTGATACTGAAAGCTATCCTTGTGCTTTAAGAACGAAAAATGTGTGCTGATAATCATAGCATAACATAATTGCAGGTTGTCGCCATACTTTCAAGAAGAGGCCGATGTGAGCGTGCTTCAATTGATGAAGTGTATTTGGATCTCACTATAGCTGCTGAAGCAATGTTGGCAAATAATCCTCCTGAGTGCCTGGACACGATCAGTGAAGAAGCAGTGAAATCACATGTTTTGGGTCTTGAGGTAGTAGATGTCATTTAAAGCAgcggttttttttttgtttgtttttcctCCTAACTGCAAGAAACTTTAGTGCGATCGGGTAATGGCATTCAAGAGCAACATTAGTTTAGGGTATTGAAGTTGGATTTCATTTAGAAGGCTGTTTCAGACTCCGACAAATCAGCAGAGCATATCATTGATCAATCAAGGCCTATTTTCTCATTTCAAGTAATGAAATGCTAGAACAGAAAGTAAACTCTATTATATTTTGAAATGATAGTAACGGAGATAAGAAAATATATATGGCAGGCCTGCATAATATGATGGACTTCTGCAAAATAATGTTGCAAATTTTTTCGTATTGGCCTTTCTTAAATACATTTTTGCTTTTTTCTGTTATacttatatttttgtattttatccATATCCCTCGCGTTCTGCTGATATCTGCTGACTTAGTTCCTGCACAGGTTGGTAGCGATCCCGGAGAGAATGTCAGACATTGGCTCACTAGAAGTGATGCTAGTCGCCGTGATAAGTTGTTAGCCTGTGGAGCCCTTATTGTTGCAGAACTTCGGCTGCAAGTATTAGAAGAGACTGAGTTCACTTGTTCTGCAGGCATTGCTCATAATAAGGTGGAAATACTTAATATTTTGCAACTATAATAAGGTGGATATAGTTCTCAGTTTAAATGAAAAATGCATCAATTTTTATTTGATGATTTATCTTGGAAGAAGGTTTTTAGTAACTTGAGTATGAAATTGTGAGCAGATGCTGGCCAAACTAGCAAGTGGAATGAATAAACCTGCTCAGCAAACTGTGGTGCCTTCCTCATCCGTCAGCAAATTACTTGAAACTTTGCCTATAAAGAAAATGTAGGGGTTTGCACAGAAATCCTCTCTTGACACCTTATTACCATCTTTTGAATAGTTAATAATATGCTGGCTGCTTAATTATGTCTTATTGAGgttgaattattttctttttatattcTTATTCTCAATCTTTTCCATTGACTGCTCTAGGGTGTCGCACATGGTTTCTATAATGTAAATGATATTTCTTGGCTTGTATATTCTTGTAAATACTTTTATTTAAACATGGCTTGGTATACAATTCGTTCGCAGGAAACAGCTTGGAGGAAAACTTGGAACTTCTTTGCAAATTGACTTAGGTGTGAACACTGTTGGGGATCTGCTCCAGTTTTCAGAAGAGAAGCTACAAGAGTATTATGGAATAAATACTGGGTGATAATCTACTCGCAGTCTCAGATGTGTTAGTCTTCGTAAATCTTTGGTCTGTCTATCATTGCCCATGTTGGGGCTTACTCCTTTTTTAAAGGCAAGAAGACCACTAGTTGAATTAAAACCGTGAATTAAAATaaagaatgaaaataaggaattttaTGACCAAACTGTCTCAAGATAGCTTTACTCACTACAGTTTAGTAATTATTCCCATGCTTCTAATTAAGGTGGAATTATCCATATCTAGTCTAGTCTCATAGGGGCGTTTGGGTTAGCTAAAAAGTTGGTCAACTAATTTTTTAAGCAGTACTAGCTTTTACGCTTTGCCCAAACACCCTCGTAGAATGCTTTTTTCTCTCTTCTAATGGAAGTAATATAAACAGGAAAACAGGTCTTGTGAAACGCCAGTGTACTGATAACCTTGATTTTACTTTTTCCCAATTAAATTCATCATTTTTTCTGTTACTTCTTCTTGTGTTATGCTTCTGAGCTGATATATATGCCTACTTCAGTTTTATAAATTTTTAGTGTTTTTATAGAATTGTTTGATGTGCATAGACAGAGTAGAACACTTGCTTGCAATTTCGTGATCAGATTGGTCAATTATGTTTATCCtaaaaatttctaggtttttcaatAAGGTTCTTTTTATATGTTGATAGACACTAGTGAAGTTGATTGAAAATCATTCTGAAAATGTCATTTCTCGATAACCTAATTCAACCGttcgaaattagaatttattGAGTGACCACATATTTGACATGTTTAATAAGATAAGAAAACTGATAAGAGTAATACATAAAGCTCTATTTAAAATCCTATGGCAAGTCAAAGAAATTGATTCTATCACTAACAAGTTGAACAGGGTTGagattaaatattattaaataaaagaaaaaggaaaaatgcAACCGCACATGGACAAATTGACAATTAACTATTATTTCGTATATTAACCAGTTGAGAAAATTAACTGTATTTCATTATGGTGCTTTCCTGTTATACAAAAAATTAGCTTTTGGTAAGCATTTGAAGTTAGTTGAAATTATACGCTACTCCCTCCATCCCAATGAGAATGCCACTATTATTATTTGGAGAATCAAACTAATTTTCCTTGAATATAATTTTCAGAACATCTTAAAAACATTTTTAACTATTAAAATAATGTTACCTAGGTTTTGCTGTACTTTTCTAAATATGTGAAATTTTTTCTGAATATTAAGAAATGAATGGTTTTTAATGTAGCCCATTAAATATGTAatgttttacaaaaatattaagaAATGAATAGTCTATTTTACTAGATAAGTTGATTGACGCTTGTACTTCAAATTCAAACCCTGCAATTCTTCTTGGATGGAGGGAGTACCAAGTAATAAGCTCGCATAACCTAAAATCAACTATAAATCAATTTTGTATTTAATGATATATTCCACCATCTTGACCTTTCAATATTTAGTTTAAGATTGATCAGCTTAAAAATTTTCCCTTACAATTGATTAACTTAAGTTTGTTGTCTACTGACAACACGTTTGGTTCTTGAGATTTAATACTTTAATTTTTAGTCTTACCATGTAGCCCCTCTGTGGCCTACTGACTTTGTTGTGCTTAACTTGTACAGTTCCTGGTTATGTAATACAGCaaggggcattagtggggaagaGGTCAAGGAACGCCTTCTTCCCAACAGTCATGGTTCGGGAAAGACATTCCCTGGACCTCGAGCTCTTAAAACTGTTGCTTCTGTAAGTTTTTCCCAAACTGAACATCCATCTTCTGCATGATCACTGATCTATCTTACTCGTATCAGTTAGAAATAACTGATTTAGGGAAAAATAGAAGCAACGATGTTCTGATTTTTACTTTGTGTACATTTACATTGGAATTTTGTTTTGAGTTACTAAATGTTTCATCTACCAATTGTAATTGGACCTACTCTACTTTATTGATTTGTTTCTAGGTTGAAAAGTGGCTCAGTGAACTCTGCGAAGAACTTAGTGAACGTCTTCAGTCTGATCTAGAACAGAATAAGCGGATTGCACATACTCTTACTCTACATGCTCAAGCACACAAGGTTGGCTTTTCTTGTCATATCTCCAGCATGATGACATGACTACTTGCAAGTTCCCTAGCAATTTAGAGTTTCCTGAACTTGCATACTTTAATATTTGCTATGTGCAGTCAAATGACGCAGATTCGTTTAAGAAATTTCCATCAAAGTCATGTCCACTAAGGTATGGGACTGCCAAGATTAAGGAAGATGCCCTCAGCCTGTTTCAAGCAGGATTGCGTGAATATCTTGGCCAGTACAATGTGAAGACTTCAGGAAATCAAAACTGTGGGTGGGGAATAACTGGTCTTTCTGTTTCAGCCAGTAAAATAGTAGCCATACCATCTGTAAGTTCTAAGTTGCTAGTAACAATAATGTATTTCTTTCATCCTTTTCCATTCACATTTTTATCCTATGTCCAAATCTCCATGGAATAAATTCATAAACCTCTGAGATGAGTAAACCGAAGTACCGAATGAACAAATGAAAGCTCATAAAGATGGTTTTTGTTTCTCTTAATGATATATGAGAAAGTTCATTGCCTTGTTACCTTGTTGCAATTGCTTGTTGCTTTATTTTCActgttccttgagccgagggtctaccggaaacaacctctctatgtTCACAAGGTAGGGTAAGGTCTgagtacacattaccctccccaaaccccacttgtgggattacactgggtttgttgttgttgtaatgatATATGAGAAAGGGATTGCACAACTACTATTAAAACTTGATATGATAAATTCCTTTTCTTGATTGCTTCTTTCAGGTTACAGTTTGGATATAATCAGTAAATGGCTTAATTCTTATTAAAGTTTATTTTGTGATGCTTTTCTTTCTCTAATTGATTATTCCGAACTCCATGACTCCATCCAAATTGAATTTGCTTGTTGTTGATCGCATTTTTGCTACTTGTCTCATAGGTTCTTAACAGGTCTCTATTTCAGAAaggaattattttttaataaatgaACATGGTCAAATGACTTTCCCTGCATAATGGCAGCATTGTTGCTGCTGACAGAATTCCTGTTGCGGTGTATATGCCTCAGGCAGTTTTTCCCAAATCTGGTTTACATTTATTAGTGCTGATAACATTAAGGTGGTTAACTTTGTTGCAAGTGAACATGAAACTCTACTCTAACTCGAAGCAGCCTCTTCAGATTTACCATATGTTCTATTTTCATTGATTATTTCTCAGTTTGAAATATGTTCAGGTTCTTGAAGCAACTATGGGGTGAAATTGCACAGTTATTAAAACATAACCTTGAACAAATTAATATCCATGGAATGAGTAATATCCTCTGTGCTAGAAGTTACTTTAAGGTGAACTATATTACGTGTATTCGCTGAGTTACCTATAAATTTTGTTGTGTGGAAGCAAAGATAAACAAAAAGGTAATCTCAGATTAAAGTCTATAAGGATCAAATAAACAAGAGGAAGTGCCATGCGATCTGTTTATGGTAAATTATAATCCTAAATAAACATCCAATTGACAAAAGGAGTTTACTTAATTTGAGGTTATTTGAAGAGGAAAGGATGAAAAACTTAATTTCTCTGTTGCTAAATAAGGTAGTTTAAGTAGGTCAAGTGCAGCTGAGTGGAGCTACTAATGAAGAGCTCCAACTTTGCTCTTTGCTGCATGTTTCTGGCTAGTTATTTGACAGTTCAATTAAGAAGCTTGGGCCCATGGAGTGAAttgtataaaaaaaattgaaatgttTTAGGGAAATCTTACTTGAGTATAGGGTTTCCTGTTGTTTCGTTTTAACTGAGACTTATTTTTCAATATGTTTCTTGGTTGATTTTTTACTTGAATGGGAGCCTTAGAGCAACGGTTAAGTTGTCTCCATGTGACTTATAGGTcacaggttcgagccgtggaatcagccaCTAATGCTTCATTAGGTtaggctgcctacatcacacctCTTGGGATGTGGTCCTTCCCCCGACCCTGCGTGAATGCGAGATGCTTCGTGCTCCGGTTGATTTTTACATCTAGCATATGCTTAGCGTCATGGTATTAAATTCTCCTATTTAATTCTATTGGCAGGGTACACGGTCTATcatgaattattttcaaaacctAGAGGAAATTTACCCTCAAGTAAAACTATCCAGCGAAAAGCTTATCCAAGATGCTCCACTTTTGTCACCTTCAGGTTGTATGCCCCTATGCTAGTTATCATCTGTATTTGTCTTTTGGCATTCTTTTGTTAATTGATTGTCTTACCTTTTGGAATTGAATTTACAGAGAACTGTCTAAGAAGTGGAGGTCATCCAACTTTGCAGTCAACAGAACGAATAGCTCGACATGAGGAAGATAAAGAGACTAAACATTCCATAGAGGAAGAGGACAAGGAGATGTTCAAAGAAAAGGTTTGATGTCGTTCTTGGTTCTTGTTTGTTTCAATCTGCATTGGTCTAATACAAGAACATCATCCATACAATATAATGTTTACAAGTCGTGATTCAGATAAAATCCAGATTATTTTGAATATTAATTATGGTATATTTCAAAAAGCTAGtgcggatttttttttttttttttttgtgtgtgtggggggggggggggggcgtggTGGATAGGAATGCCTTATCAATTTAGTGATGCATGTATGGAACGTATTTTCTTTACACTTTTTCTCTTAAATGTCTTACTGATAATTTGCTTTGACTGCAATTATCTGCAATATATGTGCCTGGATTTTCTCTATGCTTGTAGCTAAATTTAATACTTCTCGAAATTTGTTGACCTTGTGAGAAGTGCTTAAAAGAGATCATAACCTACCCAAACTTTTGAGAGACAGGTTCAATAGGAGTGTCCAAGACAATGTAAAGCATGTTTCATGGGGACTGCTTTTGCTTGGTGGAAAGTGAATCATGAGGCAAACCAACCTCAGTTGAGATTACGCTTCTGTCTACTCCTCTCCTCGGTTGCAATCACTTGCACTTGCGAAAAACTTATATAGATGCAAATATGATACTTTTGAGCCGTGGTTGGGTTTAGCAGAAAATTCGATATACTACAAATGTTATGCCTCAGTCCCTAATGAGTTGGAGTTAAAAGGCTATGTAAATCCTCGCTTACTGCAGAAAATTCAATATATTAGATTTAAAAAGATGTTGGTTAATTGAGTAAAAGAGTACATAAAAGCATTACAGCAGCATTAGGGGAAAAACCAAAGCACAGCCACTTGCTGGCTTGAAAACTTAAAGGCTACTCAACCCTCCTATATAGCGAACTATCAGTTGATGGAAGTGGACATCTTTACTTAGAGATATGATACTGGCTTCGCTATGTACCAGTAAAAATATTTAGGTATGGCCCAAAAACCTTCTACTGTTGACTCTTTACAGTATTTTGAGACATTATGGGCAAAGTGGTACGTTGAATGAAGTAGGATTATCTGAATGCTGTTTGGGAGGATATGCTAGTTTGCCTGTTAACGTTGTGTGATTAGAGTAACTTACTGCGGCTATTGGATATAGATATTGCTAGGAGTGTTCACGAAACCGAACCAAACTGATTGTTCTTTTtgggtttggtttggttttacattttttttttgagaaggtaacATGTGTTTGGTTTTACATTTAAAAAAACCTataacattttttttttcttttttccggACCAAACCAACAAATTTAATACacaaatttttataattatatatatatgtatatatatatatatatatatatatatatatatatatatatatatatatatatactggaatctaaaggtttcaagttgagcaggacaaaaacagaatacttggagtgtaagttcagtgttGGGACGCATGAAGTAGAAGTGGATGTGAAGCTTGATATACAATTCATCCCCAAGAGAGATGGATCTTGGGTCTATAATACAGAGTAACGGGGAGATCAACGAGGATGTCGCACATCGTATAGGTGCGGGTGGTTGAAGTGGAGTCTTGCttctggtgttttgtgtgacaggAATGTGCCACCTAgacttaagggcaagttctacAAAACAgtagttagaccggccatgttgtatggagccgagtgttggccagtcaagaaatctcatgtccaaaagatgaaagtagcagaaatgaggatgttgagatggatgtgtgggcataccaaaAAAGACAAGATTAGGAATGAATATATACGGATAAAGTGGGTGTAGCTCGTGTGGAAGATAAGTTGCGGGAatcgaggttgagatggttcggtCATGTGAAGAGTAGAGACTCTGATGCTCCCGTTAGAAGGTACGAGAGGTTGCCCATGGCGAGTCAGAGGAGGGTAGAGGGAGGCCTAAGAAGAACTGGGTTGAgatgattaggcaggacatggctcTGCTCTAGCTTACCGAGGACATAACCCTCGATAGAAAGGTGTagaggtcgagaattaggatGGTGTGTTGATAGATAGTCTAAGTTTCGCCTTGTCTTACCAGTAGTAGTACTAGTCGGGTTTTTTTCTATTCCTAGTCCCTTGTTTTTAAACGGTGAGTCATTATTAGCAGTAGGATTGGCTCTATTCTTGTAGTTTCGTATCCCTGGATCTCTGTCATTACTCGTATTATTTGCTTCCATTGTCTCATTACCTTGATGCTATTGTTTCTCTGTTGCTTCATATTTAatgttcttgagccgagggtctttcggaaacaacctctttacCTTCATAAGATAgaggtaaagtctgcgtacacactaccctccccataccctacttgtgggatttcactagGTTTATGAATAATTTTaaataacttatatatatatatatatatatatatatatatatatattaatttatttactATTAGTTTTATCTCTAATAAGGTAATGGCTTTAGGCCATAAGCCTATTTCTTAAAAAAGGCCATTAAAACAAATCCATTTTAAGTTTAAAAAATTTAACTTTACAAAAGTTTACCCCCCCCCATTTCAGCTATTATTTTTCAAAGAGGGAAGCAAAAGTCCAAAGTCCACATCGGTTTGCTACTATCCATCTCTTATCAATGGGCAACAACCATCATTTATCATCGCCACTGTACACCATCTCTCAAATCTCTTAGTTTCTTCATCACCAATTTCTTTCATAGGGTTAttatttacaaaatatttttgATGTAGATTTTGTGAAATGCAACTATGGTGGAATGTGGTTGGTGTTCAGCATAATCTTAAAAAGTAAGTTTATTACAGTAAAATCTCTTTTTGGttgtgttttaattttttttccagttGGAAACAATAGAGGTTGAACAAAGTACACCAGTGCCAGCGATAACTCAAGCACACGGTAAGGATCCTAATATTTCTACAACGCACAATCCtccaaaaataaaacaaaatctaCTACTTGTTGTCAAGACTCTAGCCATAGAGAGTGATACGGTAAAATTTGGTAACATTTTACAAAATTTATTGATACAAATGGTGATAAAAAAGGATAAAAAAGGTGAGCTGGGGGCAAAATACAATTATAGTAATAAAGACTTTGCTTTGCTTGTCTTAGTGAGAATGAGACATCTATCCTATGTGCATAGTTAAATATCAAGTGTGACAAAGCCTCTTTTAAATTCATTGACAGGAAGTAGTCAACACTAAAATTAAAACCTATTAAAGAAGGAAACAAGGAGCTTTGAAAAGGGTTGTTTATAATGTTGTTGAGATTAAGAAGGCTATTACTGAATTTGTTATTCTTGATGAAAAACCTATTAAAGAAGGAAGCAGGGAGCTTTGAAAATGGTTGTTTATAATGTTGTTGAGATTAAGAGGGGCTATTACTGAGTTTGTTATTCTTGATGAAAAACCATTTAAAGTTGTTGAGGGAAAATGCTTCAAGAGATTAATGATAGTTGTTTTGCCTAATTATGAGTTACTTTTCTCGTATTACTGGTTGTAGATAGTGTTTGCAGATTTATTTAGAGGAGAAAAAAACACTTAAAAAGACTTATTAAAAATAAACATGTATCTTACTAGTAATATAAGGACATCAATCAAATTTGACTTATATGATCATTACTGCCCATTGGATTGATAATGAATGGAATTTGCCAAAgaagttttttaatttttttcaaactCCATACCATAAGTGTGAGACAATTGCTAAGGGAGTTGAGACTTGCTTTGTAGATTGTGGGGTTGAGAACCTATTCACAGTGAACTTAGATGATGTAGATGTTGCAATCAAGCACTTGAAATGGAGGATTAATGATTGGAAGGTATCATCTTGGGAAATGATTTTTTATATAGTTAGGTGTAATGCCCATATTCTAAATTTGATTATAAAAGAAGGATTGAGCGAACAAAATGAATCTATTTCTCGGGTAAAGATTATTGTGAAATTTGTAAGTCTTTTCTTATAAGATCCACTTGCTTTAAATCATATGTTGAGAAAGTCAAACTAGACACTCATGGTCTTTTGAATTTGGATGTTGAGACGAGGTGGAACCCAACATATTTGATGTTAGATGCAACTCTAAAATTTGAAAATGTTTTTTCTAGATGTATTATAATGAAcatcagtgttgtcaaaggcgaaaagcgcaaaaaaacgACAAGGGCTGTTGGGGCTTAAAGCGCAAAGCGCACTCAAAGTGCGGGCTTTAGTGCAAAAAAACGCAATATAACAAATAGTGTACAATATATTTACAGATCACGTAATAAAAACATAAGTGACAAATATATTCAAAATTAGAGCAATgtagtattatttttatcaatGTAGTTAAATTATGGTGAAAAATATGATAAACTATAAAGCAATGTAGTATTATAAAGCCCGCACTCAAAGTGCGGGCTTTAGTGCAAAAAAACGCAATATAACAAATAGTGTACAATATATTTACAGATCACGTAATAAAAACATAAGTGACAAATATATTCAAAATTAGAGCAATgtagtattatttttatcaatGTAGTTAAATTATGGTGAAAAATATGATAAACTATCAACTAAACAAAACCAACTATTCTACTTCTAAATTCTAATCACTAGCATTATCATATGTATCTAAAATGTCATCATCTTCTTCAATAGGATTACTCTCATTGGTATCACTAGAATTATAGCCTTCAATATCTTCTTCCTCTGATTCCTTAGAATCAACATCATTTATATCTATATTAATACGTCGAACTTGAGAGCTTGAAGCACCGGCTGCCAAAGTTTTTGATGGTCCCCTTTGTCTCATTGAGTATGAGTATGTTTGTGCATCTTCGCTTCCCGATGCTCTAGCCATATCGCCCCAAGTTAAGTCATCATCTCCCTCAAACACCAATTCATTTTCCGCTTCAAAATTTACCCCCATTTCTCCAACCAACCACTCATTACTATGATCAATATGATCAAATGAGATTGGATCAATGATATTCCGCAAGTCAAAGCGAGTTCTTAGAGCACGATTATACTTGACATACACTAGATCATTCAATCTTTTATGCTCTAATCTATTCCTCTTCTTGctatggatctgcacatgaattATTTTATCTCATTGTTAGTAAAATTGTAAGTTTGTATTAATTAaccaaataaattaaaataacgaATAGTTATATGTAACTAATGTCTAATAAGAACTCACATGTTCAAACACACTCCAATTACGCTCGCAACCAGCTGAACTAGCGGTTAAGCTCAAGATTCTAATGGCTAATTTTTGGAGATGAGGGGCTGAATTTCCATATAGATTCCACCATTCAACTGAAAAAGATATGACTTAGTGGTAAGTAAATATTGAACGTGAAGCCTTGAAGTGTTAATTGTAAACATTGAATTTTCATATACCTGGAGATCTCGTTGCTCTTGATCTTTTTGCCATGGGAAGTCCAAATTGTCCCTCAGCTCTTGTATATAATGGTAACTCAGATGCAATCTTATCTTGAACTTCAATACTTGGAACCAATTTCTGAATACAAGCATATAGTCCATTCGTTACTTCTCTACAATTCTTAATGGCCGGATCTTGATAGAAATACTCGGGAATCAAATAATGTCCAGCGGCATGTAATGGTTCATGCAATTGGCATTCCCATCTTTGATCAATGATCTCAAAAACATCTTtgtcagtgttgtcaaaggcgcgcttaagcgCACAAGCGAGGCTCCAAATCAGTTCGCCGCTTCGCCACACCTCAAGCGAAGCCCAAGTAGTGAAGCGCCGCTTAAGCGCAGTTTCGGGAAAAGCGCAAGGCTCTTGAAGCGTGGGCTATTTCCAAGATTTTAAAAACATTAAAAATTGGTAACTTTTTCAGAATAGAGAAtcataattataatttataaagGAAACGAAATCAAAACCCAACCCAAAAAGATTAGAAATAGGAAGAGGAAAATCAGAATcttaaacaaaaaaaaaggaagagaaaTCAGAAATCAAAACCCAATCCCCAAAGAAAAGGAAACACCAATGTCTTATAAATAGAGATGCAATCCACTAGAAAAAGATGCAAGAACTGAGAAGAATCTTTATTCAAGTTTTACTGGTAACGAAGAAGAGAAGAAGCAACGTACCAGTAAAACTTGAATAAAGATTCTTCTCAGTTTTTGCGTCTTTTTCTAGTGGATTGCATCT contains:
- the LOC104092245 gene encoding DNA polymerase eta isoform X3, whose amino-acid sequence is MPVARPESSDSRVIAHVDMDCFYVQVEQRKQPSLRGQPAAVVQYNSWQGGGLIAVSYEARKFGVKRSMRGDEAKQVCPEIHLVQVPVARGKADLNSYRNAGSEVVAILSRRGRCERASIDEVYLDLTIAAEAMLANNPPECLDTISEEAVKSHVLGLEVGSDPGENVRHWLTRSDASRRDKLLACGALIVAELRLQVLEETEFTCSAGIAHNKMLAKLASGMNKPAQQTVVPSSSVSKLLETLPIKKMKQLGGKLGTSLQIDLGVNTVGDLLQFSEEKLQEYYGINTGSWLCNTARGISGEEVKERLLPNSHGSGKTFPGPRALKTVASVEKWLSELCEELSERLQSDLEQNKRIAHTLTLHAQAHKSNDADSFKKFPSKSCPLRYGTAKIKEDALSLFQAGLREYLGQYNVKTSGNQNCGWGITGLSVSASKIVAIPSGTRSIMNYFQNLEEIYPQVKLSSEKLIQDAPLLSPSENCLRSGGHPTLQSTERIARHEEDKETKHSIEEEDKEMFKEKGFLLSPEQLPDKETLICSSPDPLDAEVYPKWEKEYPRWEKDQTESSGVSLTEKSRDTFESEEGKRKSNKEKGMQTISRYFQSQNSDSLIQIEHASTANLSESSSLSDPHSEPPQENSLTRGESSVDARLCSQFKRPAWSYDIDEIDQDVLKELPKQIQEEVRAWLRPQKRSNTVNRDLGITRYFLPAKDK
- the LOC104092245 gene encoding DNA polymerase eta isoform X4, giving the protein MPVARPESSDSRVIAHVDMDCFYVQVEQRKQPSLRGQPAAVVQYNSWQGGGLIAVSYEARKFGVKRSMRGDEAKQVCPEIHLVQVPVARGKADLNSYRNAGSEVVAILSRRGRCERASIDEVYLDLTIAAEAMLANNPPECLDTISEEAVKSHVLGLEVGSDPGENVRHWLTRSDASRRDKLLACGALIVAELRLQVLEETEFTCSAGIAHNKMLAKLASGMNKPAQQTVVPSSSVSKLLETLPIKKMKQLGGKLGTSLQIDLGVNTVGDLLQFSEEKLQEYYGINTGSWLCNTARGISGEEVKERLLPNSHGSGKTFPGPRALKTVASVEKWLSELCEELSERLQSDLEQNKRIAHTLTLHAQAHKSNDADSFKKFPSKSCPLRYGTAKIKEDALSLFQAGLREYLGQYNVKTSGNQNCGWGITGLSVSASKIVAIPSGTRSIMNYFQNLEEIYPQVKLSSEKLIQDAPLLSPSENCLRSGGHPTLQSTERIARHEEDKETKHSIEEEDKEMFKEKGFLLSPEQLPDKETLICSSPDAEVYPKWEKEYPRWEKDQTESSGVSLTEKSRDTFESEEGKRKSNKEKGMQTISRYFQSQNSDSLIQIEHASTANLSESSSLSDPHSEPPQENSLTRGESSVDARLCSQFKRPAWSYDIDEIDQDVLKELPKQIQEEVRAWLRPQKRSNTVNRDLGITRYFLPAKDK